The following DNA comes from Octopus bimaculoides isolate UCB-OBI-ISO-001 chromosome 8, ASM119413v2, whole genome shotgun sequence.
tacaaaagatgcTTGTTATCGTAGCTGTTTCGCCGTGAAGGTATTTAAGTTGGGAAGAGCTTCGTCCCAGTATTGTTTTAACTGCTTCATGTATTCGATTGAAGGGTCATCTCGGTCTTTTTCATGGCACCGAAGTAAATCGTGGTTTAGTTGTTGAGTCCAATTAAAATGAGAAAAGTACTTACGTTTTCTTAAATAACTTACTGGTGAAGTGGTTCTGTTTTCATCGGTGGTGACGTTGTTAGTTTCATCTGTAGTGGTGTTAGTTTCAGCCATAATCGTCTTAGCAAGATTCCACGTggtgtagatgtatattttaaaatctgttcagGACAGTGCTATAATGGCGAGTAAAAGGTGTTTCCCTTATTAATTATTGGAGAAATAAACCAGTTACCGATTTTGGCTGGAGAAGTCGGCATATTTCTAGAGGAAGGCGTTCAAAACGGACTTTTTAAACGGTTTTCTACACCTTCACGTCCGATGTTGACGGcaccattatgtatgtatgtatgtatgtatgtatgtatgtatgtatgtatgtgtatgtgtgaatgtgtgtgtgagcgtatgtttgtgatagtgtgcgtgtgtatgtgtatgtaacttttatgtctgtgtgtatatgttgactTGAAAAGTTATTGTAAATGTTTAATACCTTGTCTGTAACCAAAACAGCTCAACATTTTTTTCGTCTTCATTGCTGTTGTAGAGTGGTTTATGATATTTGTTACACTGTCGCcctttttttgtaattattatggTATGGGATAATTTTGATAGGTTAGACTCAGCTCTATCTCTCTTTGGCTAAGAAATTTTTCCCAAGTGGTGCTTGCAAGAAAATACACCGTTAATATAGCTGGCTCATAATTGGGCTTCTTGTTTCTACCAATATAATACACAGTACTGCCGGTTTGCGACCTATAAAAACACTAGAGTGAAACTAGGGTAGAGGAgtaacacacactcaaacacaaacataagttCTGTTCAATATTGTCCATCAATCTATGAGAAACATTTTAAGGATCAGTTATTCGTGGAAACTCCTTATTGGTAGCCTATTTACACTTATGCGTGCACGTGTGCGCCCGCGCGTGCATTTTGATTGAGTACAtgtgtgttaatatttgtttgtgtgtttatatgtatatatgtgtgtgtgtgtgtgtgtgtgtgtgtNNNNNNNNNNNNNNNNNNNNNNNNNNNNNNNNNNNNNNNNNNNNNNNNNNNNNNNNNNNNNNNNNNNNNNNNNNNNNNNNNNNNNNNNNNNNNNNNNNNNNNNNNNNNNNNNNNNNNNNNNNNNNNNNNNNNNNNNNNNNNNNNNNNNNNNNNNNNNNNNNNNNNNNNNNNNNNNNNNNNNNNNNNNNNNNNNNNNNNNNNNNNNNNNNNNNNNNNNNNNNNNNNNNNNNNNNNNNNNNNNNNNNNNNNNNNNNNNNNNNNNNNNNNNNNNNNNNNNNNNNNNNNNNNNNNNNNNNNNNNNNNNNNNNNNNNNNNNNNNNNNNNNNNNNNNNNNNNNNNNNNNNNNNNNNNNNNNNNNNNNNNNNNNNNNNNNNNNNNNNNNNNNNNNNNNNNNNNNNNNNNNNNNNNNNNNNNNNNNNNNNNNNNNNNNNNNNNNNNNNNNNNNNNNNNNNNNNNNNNNNNNNNNNNNNNNNNNNNNNNNNNNNNNNNNNNNNNNNNNNNNNNNNNNNNNNNNNNNNNNNNNNNNNNNNNNNNNNNNNNNNNNNNNNNNNNNNNNNNNNNNNNNNNNNNNNNNNNNNNNNNNNNNNNNNNNNNNNNNNNNNNNNNNNNNNNNNNNNNNNNNNNNNNNNNNNNNNNNNNNNNNNNNNNNNNNNNNNNNNNNNNNNNNNNNNNNNNNNNNNNNNNNNNNNNNNNNNNNNNNNNNNNNNNNNNNNNNNNNNNNNNNNNNNNNNNNNNNNNNNNNNNNNNNNNNNNNNNNNNNNNNNNNNNNNNNNNNNNNNNNNNNNNNNNNNNNNNNNNNNNNNNNNNNNNNNNNNNNNNNNNNNNNNNNNNNNNNNNNNNNNNNNNNNNNNNNNNNNNNNNNNNNNNNNNNNNNNNNNNNNNNNNNNNNNNNNNNNNNNNNNNNNNNNNNNNNNNNNNNNNNNNNNNNNNNNNNNNNNNNNNNNNNNNNNNNNNNNNNNNNNNNNNNNNNNNNNNNNNNNNNNNNNNNNNNNNNNNNNNNNNNNNNNNNNNNNNNNNNNNNNNNNNNNNNNNNNNNNNNNNNNNNNNNNNNNNNNNNNNNNNNNNNNNNNNNNNNNNNNNNNNNNNNNNNNNNNNNNNNNNNNNNNNNNNNNNNNNNNNNNNNNNNNNNNNNNNNNNNNNNNNNNNNNNNNNNNNNNNNNNNNNNNNNNNNNNNNNNNNTCTTTACAGTTTGGACAGgtgatgcagtatatgagattttgtgttttgcagttcatatctgcatttattttaaaaatagatccgttcttgaattttatgtgggaaccactttctatgtatttgtagttgttggtattgttacacGTTCTACATCTCCTATCACCGCATTCTTTTACTACGAATTCTGGTCTAGTCTGATCTGAATTCTGCCCTTGTCAGGTGTTTTTTAAGGTTTTTTAGTTGGCGTCTGCTATTCCGTAAGGTGTTTTTTTTCAATCAGAGTTTTCATCTTAGGGCTTTGAAGGAATATAGGCAAGTTCGATTTTATGACGTGGAATATGTTAGTTATTCCAGGACTGTATGTGTTAATGAAcggaatcgtgttttcattaactttttcctttgGTGTCCGTAGTTGGGTGATATTCAGTTTCATCGcctttttaattccttcattaGTTAGGCCTAAGGAGTATTTTTGTATAGTAAAGAAGCCTTTCAGTTCGTTGAGTCTGGTTTCACGCGTTTTAGGGTCACTTACTATAGCACAGATACGTCTGGCCATGCTGTATAGGATGTTTCCTTTGATGTGTGATGGGTGACAAGAATAGaagtttaaatattggtgtgtatcgttttttttttttttttgtaaaatatgtctgttgtgactgTNNNNNNNNNNNNNGTGACTGtgcagttttgtatttttatgtggatatccaggaatggtagttcattgcaactggattctgTTGTGAATTTGATGGAAGCGTGAAGTGCGTTtagtatattgttaaatacatttaGATCTTCAGTCGATTTTTCcccaaaaatgaaacaatcatccagGAAGCGTTTCCATTTTTTAATGATATGTTTTTTGTATTCTTGGTCAAAAGTCTTTTCCACTTCCTCATAGAGCTTTTCTTCTAAGTATCCCATAACTAAGTTTGCATATGAGGGCGCAAATCGCGTACCCATAGCCGTGCCCTTTATCTGCCGATATGTTTTGTTATCAAATTTAAAGGTATTTTCCTCTAGCACAAGACGTGTGGCCTTGGTGATGAAGTCAGTCTTGAAGCGATCATTTATCCGTTCTCTATGTTTTTCCACCCAGTGTTTGATTGCTTCTAGGCTTAAACTGTGAGGTATATTCGTATAGAGATTAGTAACATCAAAACTTGCTAGTATAGTACCTTCTGCAACAGTGGGGGGAATGTGTTGGATGAAATCTATGCCATCCTGTACATAGCTAGGTATTAATGGGCACAAAGGTTTTATGAGTATATCAAGAAAGTGACTTAGCTGTTGTGCTGGAGCTTGAGGTCCAGGAACTATTGGCCTTAGTTTGAGGTCAGCAGGTCTTAGTAATTTTACGTATTGGTTCTTCTGCTCATTTACGGCATTTTGTATTTCGGGGCTTTTGTGGATTTTAGGCAATCTGTAAAAATTGCTCTCTTTGATAACAGAgttgcatatatactctttttcctTGTCAATGAAAGAATCTTGGAATTCATTTATTAGCcttctgattttatttattattgttttttctgaGTGCCTTGGTTCTTCCTTGTAGTACGTTTCGTTTGttaatatttccaatattttgtctttataataGTCTTTGTCCATGATAACTATTGCCCATTACGAGTTGGTGGTTGTCTGTAtgttatttgacaagttcgaaagacgaacgaaagcgctaatatatgtataaaataaatgaaagaagttattccaaaattctgacgacttttttctttcaatatttaattctgtacatcacacctaacactctacacaTATACCCTTGGATGTACAAGACGCCAGAATGAATGGAACACAATCAGACTCACAGCCGAGAAACACCAATAATACAGATGAACTCCTCACAAAAATATCTAATAAGTTAAATTTACTTATTTCAAGACTGGATGCAATCTTCACAAATTCAGATAGAACTATAAATGATACCCATATGGAAGATGCTCCAATACCAGAGACAAACAACAAGGAAGAAATAAGAACAAACTCACTTGAAGCCACATCTGGAGAAGTACATCAGCATAATACCATAAAATCATATCTCTGGAAGAAATTCCTGAACCAAAGGAAACATGCATACTGGAAGAGCATTCGATGCAACAATATAGCAAACACCTACCANNNNNNNNNNCAATATCATGAAAAACTGCAAAAACTATGGAAAGAAGACACAAAGCGGGAAGAAGAGAAATCCATAAAAATGTGGGAAAAACAACAAGAGTGGTTCACTAACTATGAAAACAACTATGGAGATAAATCCATTATGAAAACGAAAccgcaacaacaaagaaatacgaagaaatcaaaaacaaatatagacactAACCCTAGAAGAATTGAAATGAGATACCGAACCTCTAATTACCCAAAAACATACGCGGAAATGACCTCCATCTCACCCGGAGTACAAACTAGAAAACCATATCCAACAATACATAACGCTGCAATTATccaacaaatgaaatatagaagacaGCCATCAACCCATCCGTCCAAACACCATAGATggataaatgaaaaggaaaacagaCCTGAAAGACAAATAACATACAGACAACCACCAACTCGTAATAACATGTACCCCAGATGGATGAATACatgggaagaaaaacaaataaaatacagacaacACAAATACTATAATAGGAACAATAATCATGACAACTCAAGAAATacaggatttacaaccaaaattcCCATATATCCTGAATGGGGAAGGAAAAAGCGTGAaagccataaccactcataataagGAGTAGTGGTGGAATGTCTTAGTGAaaaactcaataaaatgtaaacattatcagaCCTGCAGTATGgtagacattccaccagtacacttttttattatgagtggttatggcttctatcatactgtaggcgtatatgccatatttcggtaGTTTCTGCCCCTTCATCATATATCCAGTAGCTATACACCACTTTATATAGTAGATATTTAAGAAATGTGTTCGAAGGTGATTAATGGGTTAGATGGACGCTGATGAAGGGtcaacccctcccccgaaatatggcatatacgtccattacccattttttcctcttcgatcacattgtttgtttacatctgacgtctcgtaTGCGAAACGTAGCAACAAAAACCAGTGctagctataatttctatagaatatctgtagagataaccttaacaaagtAATGTAAAGTGCACTGCTAACGCAGTAGAAcgcggtattgacttataaaaacgtttaatatactttatagtatacgatggttgcataacaaaataccacgtacctacaagtcatcaatatatttaatttattaatttcacgggcgcacgcacatacacacgtttatgtattcacatatatgtataaataagcgcgtatatgtatacacacgcatgcatacacacacatacatacacacacatacatacacacacacacacacatacatacacacacacatacatacacacacacatacatacacatacatcactcTTTTAAGTTATCgcgcagattttctatagaaattagagccagtatcgaaagttacgacgtttcgtatacgaatacgtctaCATAAGCTATGCGATCGAAAACAGGAAAGTAGacaatgaatgtatatgcatatttcaggagtaaTTTGTCCTTCTTCAGCATCATATCTAATCCATTAACCATCCATggacacattgcttaaataaaaggCCACTAAATTTATCGGTGTACCTCAAATGGATAgaacaatttacatattaaacacactcCTGGTAACGGGTACGTACATATTAATTGCTGATAAGAACACCATATTTCGTTTTGCAATCATATTATACAACCAGGTAATTTAAAGGTTTATAAGTCAATATTATATCCTACTTGTATTAGCAGTGCGATTCAATCACAGTCTTGATTTAGAAGcctggtagtatattatggttgcaaggGTAGGAATCCTCGACCAACTTTTGTTCTCCAACATGCAGGCGCATATTTTTAGTAGTTCCATTCTCCTAGCTTTTGACAAATTCGCTGGAGTAGAATACTTCTCTCTGTATCCTCACCTTCATTTCCAAGTGAAACCAATAGAGACTTAACTCAAAATGAAGGTGTCTGCCATCAATCCTTTCAGCCTCGTTCCCCACACAATCACTTTTACCATTGCCATTAGACATAGGATCACCGCCTGACTCACATTTTTGAAGGTGGATGGTGCGGGAATCCGTCCTACATGTCTCAAAAGTTGTTCGTCATAATTCATAAAGCAGCTATGCTTAGCcattgcacgagtgcgtgcagtaTAGTTTCGTCGCTCTGTGTGCATCTCGAAGAGTCACACCCGTCATCAATTCCGTACCTACAGAGTTTATCTCAAACCAGTAATGCcctaacaaaattttaaaaaccagCTTACCGTACTATCGACATTTAGACAGCGTTTCTATATCAAAAGAAATGCCAAATTCGATAATAAAGTATTAACAACAGTTCAAAATGTCGGCGATATTCCATCGATATGGAATATCAAGTATACCaagtttattataaaatatttctgttgtcGTTCTTTAAATCTTTTCTGTATTGAAtactgttatttgttttgttgttttacaaaGTACGAGCAAACATACTGACGAGCCAACTTTCATGAGcatttcagaaataaatatagtGAAAGACGCGAATTAGAATTTGTGTGGATAAtgttgtcaaatgactgagatCGTGATTAATGGGTATCAATCACGCTCATGATACTATTACATCTTATCAGCGGGTTATTATTATCTAAAAAGTTATTCCTCAAAGAGATCGTAATAAACGGCTACCATTGTATTTAAgtctaaattttttaataatctaAATCTATACGGAGAAGAGCATATCAATGGatattagaaaacaaaatcagtTTAATTAATTTAAGAACATTTAATCAATAACCTGAACAATAATAGAACGTGTTATTCACATACAGCAATAACACTGTTTTGCTGGCCCACCGTCCTGCTAATGTGTCCTCGATTCGAATTCGTTTAATTAACTTCTAAATAGATCTTACTAGGTACCATTCATTTGCCTCGATTTTTTTATTTGCGTGAAACCAAAACGACTTAAACATTTGTTGTGTGACACATAACCTAATTTGTGTGACACATAACCTAATTTGTTCGATCAATGAAAATTATACTTAAATTAGATATACCATATATACTCGTGTAACAGACGAATTTTTTAGACCATTTTTAAGGTCAAATTTATGGATCGACTATTACATGGATAGTACTTTTGAGGGGCTGAAATTCAAGCTAGAATCCGAAGTACCGTATCAGCAGCAGAAGCCCAACAGATCTCTAAgcgaataaaaaacaaaaacacaatgaattacagtaatattacCAATTCTATGCATCGAAACACACGTCCTAGTAAATAACAAAACCCATAAACAAGACCACGTagctcttataaatatttacactttctATTTTATCCATCAAACTTAACAGACTAGCTGAGCGAAATCAATTTATATctcataattatgttatattactACCGGTAACATATCTACCCAGTACCGGCGTGCCGCTACCTACCGTAATGCGGTGCATACAACTTATACTACTTGGCGTGTTTCACATCATATAACTCTTCAATAACGTTACACTATTTTCATATACATGGTTAAAGTCACACTCATCACAAGTATATTATGGCACAAGTGTATTAGTGGTGCATTTTTATTTCTAACTAATTAAATGCAACTTAATGTTTTAAATACCGAAACTGATAAAGGAAGCAGAAGCTCAACACCACTTTCCACCACCAACAGTCTTCACCGAAAACGTTTTCTTCTTCGTGGCTGGATTAGAGACTACCGTAccaatttcttttttgcatttttattttttatatattcagtgAAGCTTAAGgtccaaaatattaaaaaatatcaaaataattaagtcctttctatcataggcacaaggcctaaaattgggggggggggctgtcgattagatcgactccagtacacaacaggtattttatttatcgaacAAAATAGTTAATAATGTCAATAAAAACcaataaattatcaaatttttatttatgcaaaCAAAAAGTGAAGTAGAAATTTACGGTAATACAGCTTTAAATTACAATTACAGTAGATGGTACATATTAAACATTTTACACGcaaaattaaaatcttaaaaaatTACACTGTCCATCATGTTCAGCACTGAATAAAGCTTCATAATCGTTAGGATGAATGATATCATCGTAAGGAttctcttcatcttcatcttcgctGTTAGGGGCAGCATATCATTCACTTCTTCGTCATTCATGTCATCCCATACACAATCGTCTTCTGTACCATCCAATGCATTCGAAATTCCACATTTCTTAAATGATCTGACAACAGTTTCAACTTCTATTTCCTTCCATGAATCAACGCTCTATCCACAGATCAGAGGCAATGATGGAGCCCACCTGCTGCTTCCTTTCGGGTACGCTTTTTCACCATCACGCATCCAGTTATTTCACTTGATTCTCATcatgttcttaaatggcttatggTTGTAAAATACTTGTAAGTCCGCCGGGAATTACAACTATATCAGTATTTTGTCACTGGAGGCTATTAACAATATTCTTCTCTAGATATACCCTAAACTGATCCCACACGAGCAAACTCTCTTCCTTTCGTAGTCCACCAGGTCATAAACTCCCTTTATCTGTTTTCTACATCTACCTTTATCCATCCACCCTTGTGGATGCACATGGATGACAATTCCTTTTGGAAATTTCTCCTTCGGCAcagttatttttctctcttaaaaATAACCATGGGTTTTAATTTAGAACCGTCAGCGATACATGAAAGAACTAAAGTAACCTTACTTTACTCGTGGCCAGGGGTTCTCATGAATactgtttttctcctttttgatTCACAGTTTTATTCTCTGGCATATCAAGAGTAACAGGCGTTTCGTTCACGTTCCCAATAAATGATAATGCATACccttctttctgctgttttctgaTTACAAACCGATGAAACTCTATTATTTTATCATCTAGATCAGCAGGCAGATTTTGTGCTATCTTAGTTCTCTGCCGAAGTATTAAGTCATAACGTCTCATGAACCTAGTGCATCATCCAACACTTGCTTTAAAATCTGAAATTTCATCCTTCTTTGATTCCTTTGGTGCATGAATTTGAGTGGCTTCACGAGTACCACACTTTCCATTTTAACGATTTTCAAGTACACACTCTACAACTTTTTCTCCAATTCTGACCACTTGTAGCACAGTTTGTTAGATATCTTTTTCCAGTCTC
Coding sequences within:
- the LOC128248498 gene encoding uncharacterized protein LOC128248498, with protein sequence MDKDYYKDKILEILTNETYYKEEPRHSEKTIINKIRRLINEFQDSFIDKEKEYICNSVIKESNFYRLPKIHKSPEIQNAVNEQKNQYVKLLRPADLKLRPIVPGPQAPAQQLSHFLDILIKPLCPLIPSYVQDGIDFIQHIPPTVAEGTILASFDVTNLYTNIPHSLSLEAIKHWVEKHRERINDRFKTDFITKATRLVLEENTFKFDNKTYRQIKGTAMGTRFAPSYANLVMGYLEEKLYEEVEKTFDQEYKKHIIKKWKRFLDDCFIFGEKSTEDLNTIMAETNTTTDETNNVTTDENRTTSPVSYLRKRKYFSHFNWTQQLNHDLLRCHEKDRDDPSIEYMKQLKQYWDEALPNLNTFTAKQLR